In the Leptospira limi genome, one interval contains:
- a CDS encoding adenylate/guanylate cyclase domain-containing protein gives MFRSIRNAIYSVYCIRDQFPKYMSELLLEEEEMGALFAVRFRYVIGFALIASAFANLSNIDTIWGYLVNFIAISFYFLNTFVHLHILKKKDSKWKTKYDYISLFVDNVLITMTILNWYWIKGDGNPNFLVKTPLMIFYLLPLSLCLFQYRFSLVVFTFVCFLISYYSFITVALLDPDAQVSLDWTSYVLGDDIILLDALVSKPVIFLILVFAISYGIFRSLRMLLKFAASETQKTTLSRYFSPDLVSEIVSDPEVIGKGKRQKVTVLFSDIRGFTQFSELLDPEELSVFLTEFRRRMVRVIFQNKGSLDKFIGDAVMVTFGTPLPSEIPGEDVKNAVNAAYAMLNELKLWNVERKSQGQVEIKIGIGIHTGEVFCGSIGSEERMEYTVIGDTVNTASRIESACKEIGFPLLISEVVWDEIGKPSEWQKYEGVLLPGREQKINLYAYQNL, from the coding sequence ATGTTCAGGTCCATTCGAAACGCCATTTATTCTGTATACTGTATCCGTGACCAATTCCCCAAGTATATGTCAGAATTACTCTTAGAAGAAGAAGAAATGGGTGCTTTGTTTGCAGTTCGATTTCGGTATGTCATTGGATTTGCCCTCATTGCTAGTGCTTTTGCCAACCTAAGTAATATAGATACCATATGGGGTTATTTGGTCAACTTCATTGCCATTAGTTTCTATTTTCTGAATACATTTGTACATTTGCATATTCTGAAAAAAAAAGATAGTAAGTGGAAAACAAAATATGACTACATTAGTTTGTTTGTAGACAATGTTTTGATTACAATGACCATCCTAAACTGGTATTGGATCAAAGGAGATGGGAATCCCAATTTTTTGGTGAAAACCCCCCTTATGATCTTTTATTTGTTACCTCTGTCGTTGTGTTTGTTCCAATACCGATTTTCTCTGGTTGTTTTTACCTTTGTTTGTTTTCTCATTAGTTATTATTCCTTTATCACAGTGGCTTTACTTGATCCTGATGCACAAGTCAGTTTGGATTGGACAAGTTATGTGTTAGGTGATGATATCATTCTTTTGGATGCGCTTGTTTCCAAACCTGTGATTTTTTTGATTTTAGTATTTGCGATATCATATGGAATTTTTCGTAGTCTCAGGATGTTGTTAAAGTTTGCTGCATCTGAAACACAAAAGACAACACTTTCACGATACTTTTCTCCTGATTTGGTATCTGAGATCGTTTCCGACCCAGAAGTCATTGGCAAAGGAAAACGTCAAAAGGTAACGGTTTTATTTAGTGACATTAGAGGTTTTACTCAGTTTTCCGAACTTTTGGATCCCGAAGAATTATCTGTATTCTTAACAGAATTTCGTCGGAGAATGGTTCGTGTCATTTTCCAAAACAAAGGTAGTTTGGATAAATTCATTGGAGATGCTGTCATGGTTACCTTTGGAACTCCACTCCCTTCTGAAATTCCAGGGGAAGATGTTAAAAATGCTGTGAATGCCGCATACGCAATGTTAAACGAATTAAAACTTTGGAATGTGGAAAGAAAATCCCAAGGGCAAGTCGAGATAAAAATTGGAATCGGCATCCATACTGGTGAAGTGTTTTGTGGGAGCATTGGATCAGAAGAAAGAATGGAATACACAGTCATTGGTGATACTGTCAATACGGCATCAAGGATCGAATCGGCGTGTAAAGAAATAGGTTTTCCTTTACTTATTTCTGAAGTAGTTTGGGATGAAATTGGAAAACCATCTGAATGGCAAAAATACGAAGGTGTTTTACTCCCTGGAAGGGAACAAAAAATCAATCTATATGCTTATCAAAACCTGTGA
- a CDS encoding electron transfer flavoprotein subunit alpha/FixB family protein: MADVLVVGELKNGELKKISKELTSAARKIADAIGGKVHTLIITDNVDAFAGDLKAVGADAVIGVNLGEFSPEGYANGIFAVIQEKKPAVVLMPHSAQGKEYSARVAIKANAGIVADAVGLSVDGGKVVAKKPIYSGKAYANFKVSSDIQMFTVRANSQEVTPKEGAGAIEKSGASAGEVRTKSLSKDLSGGNKVQLADASIIVSGGRGIKGPENWPIIQDLADTLGAALGASRATVDAGWISHSHQVGQTGKTVSPNCYIACGISGAIQHLAGMGSSKYIVAINKDGDAPIFKVATYGVVADLFEVVPALTSEFKKVLG; this comes from the coding sequence ATGGCTGATGTTTTAGTAGTTGGTGAATTAAAAAACGGCGAACTTAAAAAAATCTCAAAAGAACTTACCTCTGCAGCTCGCAAAATTGCGGATGCAATCGGTGGTAAAGTTCATACTCTCATCATCACTGACAACGTTGACGCGTTTGCAGGTGATTTGAAAGCAGTTGGTGCTGATGCTGTGATCGGTGTAAACCTTGGTGAATTTTCACCTGAAGGTTATGCAAACGGTATTTTTGCCGTGATCCAAGAGAAAAAACCAGCAGTGGTTCTTATGCCACACTCTGCTCAAGGAAAAGAATACTCTGCAAGAGTTGCGATCAAAGCAAATGCTGGAATCGTAGCAGATGCAGTAGGTCTTTCTGTTGACGGAGGTAAAGTGGTAGCAAAAAAACCTATTTACTCTGGTAAAGCGTATGCGAACTTCAAAGTGTCTTCTGACATCCAAATGTTCACTGTTCGTGCCAACTCACAAGAAGTAACTCCAAAAGAAGGAGCAGGTGCGATTGAAAAATCTGGCGCTTCTGCTGGTGAGGTGAGAACAAAATCACTTTCCAAAGACCTTTCCGGGGGAAACAAAGTGCAGTTAGCTGATGCTTCTATCATCGTATCTGGCGGACGCGGAATCAAAGGACCAGAAAACTGGCCTATCATCCAAGACTTAGCAGACACACTCGGTGCAGCACTTGGTGCTTCCCGTGCGACTGTAGATGCGGGATGGATTTCTCACTCACACCAAGTAGGACAAACAGGAAAAACTGTCTCCCCTAACTGTTACATAGCTTGCGGAATTTCCGGAGCCATCCAACACTTAGCGGGTATGGGATCCTCTAAATACATCGTTGCGATCAATAAAGACGGAGATGCTCCGATCTTCAAAGTTGCAACGTATGGTGTTGTCGCTGATTTGTTTGAAGTAGTGCCTGCACTGACTTCTGAATTCAAAAAAGTATTGGGTTAA
- a CDS encoding LIC10362 family protein has protein sequence MLFLFLHIFLFLLLSSLYWFRFRSQAEGPKGNLLIEIQNAGKHWKETPHLVLVLAFILFLLLPLVIGFQFYLRSDANVLVVIVWIIWAYNWSKYSFFRE, from the coding sequence ATGTTATTTCTCTTTTTGCATATTTTCCTCTTTTTACTCCTTAGCTCACTCTACTGGTTCCGCTTCCGTTCCCAGGCAGAAGGTCCCAAGGGAAACCTTCTCATTGAAATCCAAAACGCTGGTAAACACTGGAAAGAGACTCCCCACCTAGTACTCGTACTCGCTTTTATCCTTTTCCTCCTCCTTCCCTTGGTCATTGGTTTTCAATTTTACCTCCGGTCCGATGCGAATGTCCTCGTTGTCATTGTTTGGATCATTTGGGCTTATAATTGGAGCAAATACAGCTTCTTCCGAGAATAA
- a CDS encoding phytoene desaturase family protein, protein MEKEWDVIVLGSGLGGLTAALSFANKGKQVLVLEKSNSPGGSASSFWKNGYLFESGATTLVGFEPGLPMDRLTKELGIQFPILPIDRSMVVHLRGKTIERFKDRTLWINEAKRVFGGGFRMVLFWKLCFFLSDQLWSLSARYKLFPFQNLRDVFISLKKFRPYDVIVFLFSLVTVRFVQKLFWLHKNEEWNQFLDEQLLITNQSVSINAPFAMAAAGLTYPNLQNYIVSGGMLELSQTLIKRLRELGGDYLPKQEVIHLTKKVWDNRSEHANQERLGGRYSFSSNPKTIWEVKTKNREHSVFCAPTLVSNLPIWNLVKISENLPILEKKAKQMEKGIWGAFTMGIAIRVSSPEHSLQKECLHHQIHLESPLPHGGGRSVFVSISHPEDKLRSKEGIRILSVSTHLENPENWKRDKEYQIRKKEFESLILSALEKNLDWFKLTNILFYHSATPVTWQTWTGRQWGRVGGIPSFYFFNPFRMVSNRSEDPTLLLTGDTVYPGQGIPAVVLGGLNAVEQFESRKFG, encoded by the coding sequence ATGGAAAAAGAATGGGATGTCATTGTCCTTGGCTCTGGGCTTGGTGGTCTCACTGCCGCTTTATCTTTTGCAAACAAAGGCAAACAGGTTCTCGTGCTCGAGAAGAGTAACTCTCCTGGAGGTTCAGCTTCCAGTTTTTGGAAAAATGGATATTTGTTTGAATCTGGGGCCACAACTCTTGTTGGTTTTGAACCAGGTCTTCCCATGGACCGACTCACAAAAGAACTGGGAATCCAATTTCCAATCCTACCAATCGATAGGTCAATGGTGGTTCACCTTCGCGGAAAAACCATTGAAAGATTTAAAGATAGAACTCTATGGATAAATGAAGCCAAGCGTGTGTTTGGTGGTGGATTCCGTATGGTTTTGTTTTGGAAATTGTGTTTTTTTCTTTCGGATCAACTTTGGAGTTTGTCGGCAAGATACAAACTGTTTCCGTTTCAAAACCTTCGTGATGTTTTTATCAGTTTAAAAAAGTTTCGGCCATATGATGTGATCGTTTTTCTGTTTTCGCTAGTAACCGTACGATTTGTACAAAAGTTGTTTTGGTTACACAAAAATGAAGAGTGGAATCAGTTTTTGGATGAGCAACTTCTTATCACAAACCAATCCGTTTCAATCAATGCGCCTTTTGCCATGGCAGCAGCAGGACTTACCTATCCAAATTTACAAAATTATATAGTGAGTGGTGGCATGTTGGAACTATCCCAAACTCTCATCAAACGATTACGGGAATTGGGAGGAGATTACCTTCCAAAACAGGAAGTGATCCACTTAACCAAAAAGGTTTGGGACAATCGTTCTGAACACGCCAATCAAGAAAGGTTAGGTGGTCGTTATTCCTTTTCATCTAATCCTAAAACGATTTGGGAAGTGAAAACAAAAAATCGAGAACATTCAGTTTTTTGTGCACCTACCCTCGTATCAAACCTTCCGATTTGGAACCTAGTCAAAATCTCCGAAAATTTACCAATTTTGGAAAAGAAAGCCAAACAAATGGAAAAAGGGATATGGGGAGCCTTTACCATGGGTATAGCCATTCGAGTTAGTTCACCCGAACATTCGCTGCAAAAGGAATGCCTCCACCACCAAATCCATTTGGAATCACCTCTTCCCCACGGAGGAGGGCGATCGGTATTTGTATCCATTTCACACCCAGAAGACAAACTTCGATCCAAAGAGGGAATTCGGATCTTATCAGTTTCGACTCATTTAGAAAATCCTGAGAATTGGAAACGTGACAAAGAATACCAAATACGAAAAAAAGAATTCGAATCCCTGATTCTATCTGCTTTGGAAAAAAACTTAGATTGGTTCAAACTTACGAATATCCTGTTTTATCATTCTGCAACACCTGTTACGTGGCAAACCTGGACTGGACGCCAATGGGGACGTGTGGGAGGAATCCCTTCCTTTTATTTTTTTAATCCTTTTCGAATGGTATCCAATCGATCGGAAGATCCAACACTTTTACTGACAGGTGACACCGTGTATCCAGGCCAAGGGATTCCTGCAGTTGTACTTGGTGGACTCAATGCCGTAGAACAATTTGAATCCCGAAAGTTCGGTTGA
- the trpS gene encoding tryptophan--tRNA ligase — protein sequence MRVLTGLQPSGKLHLGNYFSAIKKILDYQSREELFLFIANLHALTTFRSKEELKDYTLGCAIDLLALGVDPNKSVFWVQSDVPQVTELTWYLSQSITVSQLQLAHSFKDKVAKGFVPGAGLFTYPILMASDILLFSAEKVPVGKDQKQHLEFARDIAEKFNSQFGSLLTLPEPDIDENTATVPGVDGAKMSKSYNNTIDFFGTEKEIKKKVMSIVSDSKAIEEPKDPDQSIIYQIHSLFLTNSEKEVQKQKYKHGGFGYGDLKKDLLESILNHFAPFRSKREELSQNLDYVHSVLKTGKQKAQEVAEQKLSEVRNTLGIYPF from the coding sequence TTGAGAGTTCTCACAGGATTACAACCGTCAGGAAAATTACATTTAGGAAACTACTTCTCAGCGATCAAAAAAATCTTAGATTACCAATCAAGGGAAGAATTATTTTTATTCATCGCAAACCTTCATGCATTAACTACCTTTCGTTCTAAAGAAGAACTAAAAGACTACACTTTGGGTTGTGCTATCGACTTACTGGCACTAGGTGTTGATCCAAACAAATCTGTTTTTTGGGTTCAAAGTGATGTTCCCCAAGTCACAGAACTTACTTGGTATTTATCACAATCGATTACAGTTTCGCAATTGCAACTTGCCCATTCTTTTAAAGACAAAGTTGCCAAAGGATTTGTTCCAGGTGCTGGTCTTTTTACTTATCCGATCTTAATGGCAAGTGACATCTTACTGTTTTCAGCAGAAAAAGTTCCTGTCGGGAAAGACCAAAAACAACATTTGGAATTTGCTCGGGACATTGCAGAAAAATTCAACTCACAATTTGGATCTTTATTAACGCTCCCTGAACCGGACATTGATGAAAACACTGCAACGGTTCCTGGTGTAGATGGTGCAAAGATGTCTAAATCGTATAACAATACGATTGATTTTTTTGGTACAGAAAAAGAGATCAAAAAGAAAGTGATGTCAATTGTCAGTGATTCAAAAGCCATCGAAGAGCCAAAAGATCCAGACCAGTCCATCATTTACCAAATTCATTCTTTATTCTTAACGAATTCTGAAAAAGAAGTACAAAAACAAAAATACAAACATGGTGGATTTGGATATGGGGATTTAAAAAAAGACCTCTTAGAATCCATACTAAATCATTTTGCACCTTTCCGATCCAAAAGAGAAGAACTCTCACAAAACTTAGATTACGTTCATTCTGTATTAAAAACAGGAAAACAAAAAGCACAAGAAGTTGCGGAACAAAAATTAAGCGAAGTGAGAAACACTCTCGGCATTTATCCTTTCTAA
- a CDS encoding electron transfer flavoprotein subunit beta/FixA family protein, with amino-acid sequence MKIVVLVKQVPDTETNIKVGDKSINEAGVKWIISPYDEFAIEEGIRIREKSGGEVIAVSLGPDRVVEALRTAYAMGVDRAVHVKVDDYVTFDSTYTSELLANFIKAENADVVIGGRQSIDTDSSQVVVQIAERLNVPHVAMALKLEFDGKKVTATREIEGGTEVVETSAPLAVTAQKGLNEPRYPSLKGIMSAKKKPVDVKKPEELGATGSKLEVVSLEPPPPRIAGRKLEAADAQGFASQLVKALREEAKVI; translated from the coding sequence ATGAAAATTGTTGTTCTAGTAAAGCAGGTTCCGGATACGGAAACCAATATCAAGGTCGGTGACAAGTCGATCAACGAAGCTGGCGTAAAATGGATCATCTCTCCTTATGATGAATTTGCAATCGAAGAGGGAATCAGAATTCGTGAAAAAAGCGGTGGAGAAGTCATCGCAGTGTCCCTCGGCCCAGACCGTGTCGTAGAAGCACTTCGCACTGCCTACGCTATGGGTGTGGACAGAGCCGTTCATGTAAAAGTGGATGACTATGTAACTTTTGACTCTACATACACTTCCGAACTTCTTGCCAATTTCATCAAAGCTGAAAATGCAGATGTAGTGATCGGTGGTCGTCAATCCATCGATACTGACAGCTCACAAGTAGTTGTTCAAATTGCAGAGAGATTGAATGTTCCTCACGTAGCAATGGCTCTCAAACTCGAGTTTGATGGCAAAAAAGTAACTGCAACTCGCGAGATCGAAGGTGGAACTGAAGTGGTTGAAACTTCTGCTCCTCTTGCTGTGACTGCGCAAAAAGGTTTGAACGAACCAAGATACCCAAGTTTAAAAGGAATCATGTCTGCTAAGAAAAAACCAGTCGATGTGAAAAAACCAGAAGAACTCGGTGCAACTGGTTCCAAACTCGAAGTTGTTTCTCTTGAACCACCTCCTCCACGTATCGCTGGTCGAAAACTGGAAGCAGCAGATGCACAAGGTTTTGCATCTCAACTTGTAAAAGCTCTTCGCGAAGAAGCGAAGGTCATCTAA
- a CDS encoding LolA family protein, whose product MRNFLLKIQIVLFFSVQWGSLWAEDGRDRLNAVIGKMNSLESFRASVTLNGGLTGVVSYKSPNQLHVRFSDGRIISSNGRILWFYNPDSSIAGKQDLKGVSGGLGGLLSGYENVTVSGRTFRLTSTTKRFNEIILVVSENDLPRVLKMKRSDEEITEIAFSGIATNIGLGTGLFNFQPPTSSQIVENPLNQKE is encoded by the coding sequence TTGAGAAATTTCCTTCTCAAAATCCAGATCGTTCTCTTTTTCTCTGTCCAATGGGGTTCTCTTTGGGCAGAGGATGGACGAGATCGTCTCAATGCCGTCATCGGCAAAATGAACTCCCTTGAAAGTTTTCGCGCCTCTGTCACTCTAAATGGTGGCCTCACTGGCGTTGTGTCTTACAAAAGCCCGAACCAACTCCATGTTAGGTTCAGTGATGGTAGGATCATCTCTTCCAATGGTAGAATATTATGGTTCTACAATCCTGATTCCTCAATTGCAGGGAAACAAGACCTAAAAGGTGTTTCAGGTGGTCTTGGAGGATTATTATCTGGATATGAAAATGTGACTGTTAGTGGCAGAACATTTCGCCTTACATCTACAACCAAACGTTTTAATGAAATCATTTTAGTCGTCTCTGAGAACGATCTTCCCCGTGTTCTCAAAATGAAACGTTCCGACGAAGAAATCACAGAAATTGCTTTTTCTGGCATTGCTACCAATATTGGTCTCGGAACAGGACTCTTTAACTTCCAACCTCCCACAAGCTCACAGATTGTTGAGAACCCTCTCAACCAAAAGGAGTAA
- a CDS encoding HD-GYP domain-containing protein has product MSTNDTNIVPREKLAKFELTEESLNSFRKNQNIPLDLYNKDGQILIHKKRNPTEADFGKLLKFEMQGVYFLISELKKSKPNGAEKPYLEPGRTTKLLDIEKTSRFAKQSQALIEDLRKTSFSSDQAVFVQNSVNELLTDFTSNPDFELGIFNILEILSVAGVSVESELMTKRTVVAMGMKVRTRKIVNEGKEESNKKDHLSLMMASYLMDVGYSRLEVKQTPKLTKEEYAVVQQHPIISYLMTLPAPEVESHVRTLILNHHRPYRGNGVNNNFPDPRSLFTKLMSVRDKYNREVGKERITQDIELQLHLQENNVTSSSFEEDIAILSLASEYASLTSNQPWRPAFKSSTALKMILNDSFFSYSNKNIRHLLDYVGSSLTNNENIINFGDFVITASVDSEKRAHFDICLVLDVGRYQTRPKLQRICSINPVFQKGIKFKIADFDLKSIKIDRRKAIMDLALQAGTTRVIYIIDPELNPALHEAVYKLNLNT; this is encoded by the coding sequence ATGAGCACAAATGATACAAATATAGTACCTAGAGAAAAGCTCGCAAAATTTGAGTTAACCGAAGAATCATTAAATAGTTTTCGCAAAAACCAAAACATACCACTCGATTTATACAATAAAGACGGACAAATTTTAATTCATAAAAAAAGAAACCCAACAGAAGCAGACTTTGGTAAACTACTGAAGTTTGAGATGCAAGGGGTTTACTTTTTGATCTCTGAATTAAAAAAATCAAAACCTAACGGTGCAGAAAAACCTTATTTAGAACCAGGAAGAACTACAAAACTTTTAGACATTGAAAAAACTTCTCGCTTCGCCAAACAATCGCAGGCGCTAATTGAAGATTTACGCAAAACATCCTTCTCATCTGACCAAGCAGTGTTTGTACAAAACTCTGTAAATGAACTTCTCACAGATTTTACAAGTAACCCAGATTTTGAATTGGGAATTTTTAACATTTTAGAAATCTTAAGTGTTGCAGGTGTTTCTGTTGAATCAGAGCTTATGACGAAACGTACAGTTGTGGCAATGGGTATGAAGGTTCGTACACGTAAAATTGTCAACGAAGGGAAAGAAGAATCCAATAAAAAAGACCACTTGAGCCTTATGATGGCGAGTTATTTGATGGATGTCGGGTATTCAAGGCTTGAAGTCAAACAAACTCCAAAACTCACAAAAGAAGAGTATGCTGTTGTCCAACAACACCCCATCATTAGTTATTTAATGACCTTACCTGCACCCGAAGTTGAATCTCATGTACGAACTCTGATTCTAAACCACCATAGACCTTACAGAGGCAATGGGGTGAACAATAACTTCCCAGACCCAAGGTCACTTTTCACCAAACTCATGTCAGTTCGTGATAAATACAACAGAGAAGTGGGAAAAGAAAGGATCACACAAGATATCGAACTACAATTGCACTTACAAGAAAACAATGTCACATCTTCCAGTTTTGAAGAAGACATTGCAATTTTATCTCTGGCAAGTGAATATGCTTCCCTAACTTCCAACCAACCTTGGAGGCCAGCTTTTAAATCTTCTACTGCACTCAAGATGATTCTAAACGATTCGTTTTTTTCCTATAGCAATAAAAACATTCGCCACCTTCTTGATTATGTAGGAAGTTCCCTCACCAATAACGAAAATATCATTAACTTTGGTGACTTTGTGATCACAGCTTCTGTGGATTCAGAAAAACGTGCTCACTTTGACATTTGCCTTGTTTTGGATGTAGGGAGATACCAAACAAGACCCAAACTCCAGAGGATTTGTAGCATAAATCCTGTGTTCCAAAAAGGGATTAAATTTAAAATTGCAGACTTTGATTTAAAGAGCATCAAAATTGATCGTAGAAAAGCCATCATGGATTTGGCCCTACAAGCTGGAACCACACGTGTGATTTATATCATCGATCCAGAATTGAATCCCGCCTTACACGAAGCAGTTTACAAATTAAATTTAAATACTTAA
- a CDS encoding acyl-CoA dehydrogenase family protein: MSILTTKKSSFDLFNPTEDHLALRQSVASFAERELDEQAKENDETESFNEMLFKRLGSELGIFGITVPEEEGGHGLDPLASVIIHEEMSRFDPGFTLSYLAHEVLFVNNFFYSSNASQRSRYLSKVITGEWIGGMGMTEPGAGTDVLGMATHAIKKGDRYVINGVKQYITNGSVGQVFVLYTKLDKNAKKMTSFVIESSYKGFSVGKKEEKMGMRSSPTTQLVFEDMEVPEENLLGNENGAVTHMMRNLEIERVTLAAQSLGIARRCVDIMCDYTVRHREAFGKKLMEFGQIQRLVAESYADYQAARALVYQVASELGPDVRNSLGAASAKLVATQMAERVSRNAIQVLGGYGYCREYPVERLHRDAILLSIGGGTNEAMQKNIASDLKKLWSE, encoded by the coding sequence ATGAGCATTCTTACGACCAAAAAATCTTCTTTTGATTTATTCAATCCAACAGAAGACCATTTAGCCCTACGACAATCCGTTGCATCATTTGCAGAACGGGAACTAGACGAACAAGCGAAAGAGAATGATGAAACTGAATCGTTTAATGAGATGTTATTCAAACGACTTGGTTCCGAACTTGGAATTTTTGGAATCACAGTACCGGAAGAAGAGGGTGGGCATGGACTTGATCCTCTTGCCTCTGTCATTATCCATGAAGAGATGAGTCGTTTTGATCCAGGATTTACACTTTCCTATTTGGCTCATGAAGTTTTATTTGTGAACAATTTCTTTTATAGTTCCAATGCTTCGCAAAGGAGCCGTTACCTCAGTAAAGTCATCACAGGAGAATGGATTGGTGGAATGGGTATGACAGAACCTGGTGCGGGAACTGATGTCCTCGGAATGGCAACCCATGCTATTAAAAAGGGAGATCGTTACGTTATTAACGGTGTAAAACAATACATCACAAACGGTTCTGTTGGCCAAGTTTTTGTTCTTTACACAAAGTTGGACAAAAATGCAAAAAAAATGACTTCATTTGTTATAGAGTCGTCTTACAAAGGTTTCTCGGTTGGTAAAAAAGAAGAAAAAATGGGAATGCGTTCTTCTCCCACAACCCAACTTGTTTTTGAAGATATGGAAGTCCCTGAAGAAAATTTACTTGGGAATGAAAACGGTGCCGTCACTCATATGATGCGTAATTTAGAAATCGAAAGGGTAACACTTGCAGCACAGTCACTTGGGATTGCTCGTCGTTGTGTGGACATCATGTGTGATTATACAGTCCGTCATAGAGAGGCTTTTGGAAAAAAACTAATGGAGTTTGGACAAATCCAAAGGTTAGTAGCAGAGTCTTACGCAGATTACCAAGCAGCGAGAGCCCTTGTATACCAAGTTGCAAGCGAACTGGGACCAGATGTTCGTAATTCTCTTGGAGCTGCATCTGCAAAACTCGTAGCAACACAAATGGCAGAACGAGTTTCAAGAAACGCCATACAAGTACTAGGTGGCTATGGTTATTGCCGAGAATACCCTGTTGAAAGACTCCACAGGGATGCAATCCTTCTTAGCATTGGTGGTGGAACAAATGAAGCCATGCAAAAGAACATTGCAAGTGATCTCAAAAAACTTTGGTCGGAGTAA
- a CDS encoding prenyltransferase, producing MFRIKNINRASKGLFTFSYLSFDIVFSVFANLFFFRHYFQTKLNLSLVLLYLTSVWALYLTDHLWDARKEIAPLSLRSQFYLQNQSKIQWAIAILCLSALVFGFVWEWEFLRQNQTYLFCFLIVLVLVVKQLSPVPKEILVSVFYTWGILLPFSNAKGFPLIVVSFFLHVLANVLQTYQIDRERDKIQNTITLNLWLSPSLAKGLAILVFLSGFSFLCFGFGSQTIPFVFFSGMGLSYFWLGVTWYIFPKPSLQKLFSELSYLPMFLPPIIFFFSGLR from the coding sequence ATGTTCCGAATCAAAAACATAAATCGGGCATCTAAAGGTTTATTCACTTTTTCTTATCTGTCTTTTGATATCGTGTTTTCCGTTTTTGCGAATCTATTTTTTTTCAGACATTACTTCCAAACCAAACTTAACCTGAGCTTAGTCTTGCTTTATCTGACTTCTGTTTGGGCCTTGTATTTGACAGACCACCTATGGGATGCCAGAAAAGAAATTGCTCCACTCTCACTTCGTTCCCAGTTTTATTTGCAGAACCAATCCAAAATCCAATGGGCCATCGCGATTTTATGTTTATCGGCTCTCGTATTTGGTTTTGTTTGGGAATGGGAATTTCTGCGCCAGAACCAAACCTATCTTTTTTGTTTTCTAATTGTCCTTGTCCTTGTTGTGAAACAACTCTCTCCCGTTCCCAAAGAAATTTTGGTTTCTGTTTTTTATACTTGGGGGATCCTCCTTCCATTCTCAAATGCGAAAGGATTCCCTTTGATCGTTGTGAGTTTTTTCCTCCATGTACTCGCCAATGTCTTACAGACCTACCAAATTGACAGAGAACGGGACAAAATCCAAAATACAATCACACTGAACCTTTGGCTTTCTCCCAGTTTGGCAAAAGGGTTGGCGATATTGGTTTTCCTCTCGGGGTTTAGCTTCCTATGTTTTGGTTTTGGTTCCCAAACGATTCCATTTGTTTTTTTCTCGGGGATGGGGCTTTCCTACTTTTGGCTTGGGGTTACGTGGTATATCTTCCCAAAACCATCCTTGCAAAAGTTGTTTTCCGAACTTTCCTACCTACCGATGTTTTTACCTCCGATCATTTTTTTCTTCTCTGGACTCCGCTAA